The Chlorocebus sabaeus isolate Y175 chromosome 9, mChlSab1.0.hap1, whole genome shotgun sequence genome includes a window with the following:
- the LOC140712417 gene encoding cone cGMP-specific 3',5'-cyclic phosphodiesterase subunit alpha'-like yields MVANEFWEQGDLERTVLQQQPIPMMDRNKRDELPKLQVGFIDFVCTFVYKEFSRFHKEITPMLSGLQNNRVEWKSLADEYDAKMKVIEEEAKKQEEGAEKAAEDSGGGDDKKSKTCLML; encoded by the exons ATGGTTGCAAATGAATTTTGGGAACAAGGAGATCTGGAGAGAACAGTATTGCAGCAACAACCCATT cCTATGATGGACAGAAACAAGAGAGATGAACTACCTAAACTTCAAGttggatttattgattttgtttgtaCTTTTGTATATAAG GAGTTCTCACGGTTTCACAAAGAAATCACACCTATGCTGAGTGGTCTTCAGAATAACAGAGTAGAATGGAAATCTCTAGCTGATGAGTATGATGCAAAGATGAAGGTCATTGAAGAGGAggcaaaaaagcaagaagaaggaGCCGAAAAAG CTGCTGAAGATTCAGGAGGTGGTGATGACAAAAAGTCCAAAACATGTTTAATGTTGTAA